The window ATCTTCCTTGCCtcgagataggaaataaatctactTCTTGGCGATGtcgtattacctttccattccaaAACAGGCTCCCCTAGAAATTGAAATCGGACCATCTTCGATCTACATTCAACGTTGGCATGACAAGAagtcaaccaatccatacctattataacatcaaattctaccatatctaacttgattaggtctgctactgtatatcgactatgaactactattatacaatttttatatatccgcctagctatcactggatccccaacatgTGTGGACActtcaaaaggtttaaccaactcaTGTTTTATttcaaacttactagcaaccaacggagtaacatatgataaggtggaactggggtcaatcagtgcatatacatcatatgagaagactgataatatacctctaacaacatcaggtgatgacTCCTGCTCCTGTCGTCCTGCTAACAGATAAATGCAGTTCTGAGGAatgctcgagctagatgctctacctctgcctctaccacgaccgatTGGTACTTGTGAACATTGCCcagggggcgtactgatgatgacaaAGCAGGTACAGATCTCGCTGGCTGAACCAAAAGTATAACAAATACCCAACCCCATACGACACTGCCCGGCATGCtgtgcttaccacactgagcacgcCGTGGCAAGGgaggcctcatctgacttgactcacccctatactaagAACTTGAGGCCTTGGAATTCTGAccaggccctgaatatgtggaatgatcaaatctcttatcggcaaactgagggggtgcgctAGCTGATGGCTGGGTTGGATACCTCGGGAATTGTTGTATCTGACCACCTTAAAACTCTCCAGAAGGACCCGAGGATCTCGCTCTTTTaatctggcccctatcatgcttaCGATCGGCCCTCTACTTCTGTTTTTgttcctctacaccctgagcgtatgcctgagtacgagaaatatccatgtctgGCTAAAGTGAGACCAGCATACAATCGTTAAGCAAGTGCGGCTCTAATCCCATCACGAACTGGTGAACTCGATCCTCTATCTTAGATACAATAGTTGGAGCATAACTAGCCAATGAATCAAACTGAAGACTGTACTCCCGAACACACATGTTACCCTACCAAAGGGTCAAGAACcaatcaactctggcccgtctaagctctggtggtagataatgacgaagaaaagcctctgtaaactcctgccatactgctagaggggcatcctcacttctggacaactcccaagactcgtaccaattaactgcaacatcctgaagtctataggaagctagctcaactgactcagtcgcagtggccttcattaccctcaaagtcctatGTATTCTATCGATAAATACTTGAGGGTCTTCATTTGGATCTGCCccagtgaataccggagggtccaaattaatgaaatcacgaaccctcgcactgacgGACCTATCTGTATGACCAACACCTACTTCCTGACACCGAGCctgtgcggctactaatcgagttaataACTGGATAGCATCTCTCATCTCTTAACTCGATGCATCTAGCTGAGAAGTTGGATGTACACGGGCGAGCGCTAGAGCTGGTGCCCCTTATAGCTCTTCTTgagagggcggggtatgtgaagtccgagatggaatctcactatgagactctccccgagccctggtaactcatGGCGCTCGACTAGTACTCTCACCAGCCACGGACTTGCTCTTCTGGGTGGCTGTAGTCTTTGGAGGTATCGTTGAAAATATAACATATCATTAGGAACAttaattcttatatcgcacgatataagataagaagggaggataacatcctatatgtcctgtagcctcctgtctataagtgtggtgcacaacacacccataaaaaagactttactagacacggtctgtagacaaccctaggacaaaacttctgataccacttttgtcatgacctaaACCTATGGGCCGCGAcaggtgcccgagtcctacctgtctaATACCcttaagcatacgtctaagatataaacttgaataacatctgtcaataaactgctgaattatgagaataacatacgtgagggaaacctgtccaaaagatatatatacataaatacgCAGAATATGGTAGGGCGAGCCAACAAGgatgctatagacaactatacaTCCAAAACTagaggccgacaaggccacatgctatagacaactatacaTCCAAAACTagaggccgacaaggccacatactatccaactatacataactgtctacagacctctattagaatatacaactgtacaaggatgggactgggctccgtcatacccatatatgtatacaaacataTCGTACTAAAATCAAAAGCAACTcaggatcaaatggagcacaccaactctcgctgatcaaggatcctaagaagggggattGTCAGCttatctacctgcacctgcgggcatgaaacgcaggccacgggaaatagggcatcagtacgaataatgtactgagtatgtaaggcatacaaatcagtacataaaagacatagatgaaatatggaataaagaattctgcatgtaagtctaaataactttgtaaatcctgaaacatttataatgtcatgcacgtgcgtataaatgtcatgtcatacataggtatatgtgtacataacatcatccagcctctaagggcatcccattatatcatctcggccactgtgggaaaaatcATTAGCATATACCAGTTGATTAGGTggtagtgcgtatataacgtcgtaacctttttccatatcccatatacatatatatacatatatatatacgcgtatatatcgccatctggtcatgggtcaatgtacatgtataaatgaatgaaatgcataaaaatatattaataagatcaatatacctttcgaataaactttatcaactacgtattattttgagacccatgaacagaagatataataatatatcacatggggaatcaagaacatagacaccgCTAGTACTTCTTTTAATATAGTTACTTATGAAAGTTGTCCATTTCCTCGTTTCgcttgtatcatttggatcatgccaaaaaaaagaagggatagccttaatatacctgaaccgattctcttgacaattcttctaacacacgtcttttgcgaaaaacatgtaacggcggatcgaagtagagatccgtatgatattcttgagaaagattgtaccgtgctctcttagaatttgAAATTCACGCTTTACCCCATTGGCACGGAATCAACAAGCAACGTTATCCATATTTGGTATGGAAATATTTGCTTTCTGAAGGCATCACGACCAGCCCACTCTCTTTACATAAGAGACTCAATTCTTGATTCTTCATCTTTAGTTATTAAGGAATAAAATATCTTACTAGTGTAGGAAAGCTCTTAGTGGGTGTGGCCCACTTAGTAGATGACTAAGCCACCTAATCCTCAAAATGTGTCATCTATGAATGTAACGagccggccggtcgttttgaatattataactcctttcccccatttactgctcaagttattctttacaattattttataacttaccgggttagttggttcaggtccgtaAGGATTTCGAAGTGAAATGCGACACTttgtctcataattaaaaatttaaattgaaaaaattgaccagatattgatttatgtgtaaacgaccaaGGATTCGAattttaatgatttcaatagctccatatggtgattttcgacttaggagcgtgtccgaaattatttttggaattccgtagtggaatttggcttgaaatggcgaaagttgaatttttaggaagtttgaccggggagttgaatttttgatatcggggtcgaaatctgattctaaaatttttaataggtctgttatgtcatttatgacttgtgtgcaaaatttgaggtcaatcagacttgatttgataggttccggcgtcgtttgtgaaaacttgaaatttcaaagtttattaggcttgaattgatgtatgattcgtggttctagagttgtttggcgtgatttaaagtttcgattaagttcgtatgatgttttaggacttgttagtatgatttgacgtcccgaggggcttgggtgtatttttttgcatcattggttgagagactagtaaagttaagaaatttgggagtttgaccatggtcattatcaggtcaagacgacctcttttcagtgttttgagtgcgcgagcagggccatagcgtgttttatgattgaaattcatataagGTTTGTGTCCAagaggtttcgggtgagtttcagatggttaacggataaacaattagacttaaacagttgctggaaatttctgctgctggaaaaatcgaggtcatgaaaatcgaggccataaaaatcgaggtcatgaaaatcgaagccaggaaatcgaggtcatgaaaatcgtagccaggaaatcgaggtcatgaaaatcgaggccaGGCGCCTgggcagaaactttaagttacaaaatgggggtttcgtcccattttttccatttttgacaaattggagcttggggggaggcgatgtttgagagattttcaaggaaaaacatcggggtaagtgattctaactcggatttggtcaatatacacgaatataacAATGTTTTcagcatttaattagtgttttgagatgaaaatcTAGCGAAAATGAGGAAGCATTCTTGggctagaattttgaggttttgaatgtgaTTTTGTTATCGggtttgagtaaatttggtatggttagactcgtgagtgaatgggctttcaggttttgtgacttttgttggatttcgagacgtgggctcgggggccgggtttgagccgatttcagatttttggctataacttcatattttcttctgaaattgattcctttagccaatattgattgtattgtactgattgtggtTAGATTTGGgatgtttggagaccgatttgagagtcaaaggcattttggagtagagttttactcggattgaggtaagtaacacttctaaacttggttctaagggtatgaatccccgaattggtgttatataagaagtgacgcacacgatagttgacaagcgtatggacgtgcaccattgaaattgtgacttgaataaattttgtggagtcaaaaaattaaagaatcatgttattatctgaacatttccccacgtgttagagaaattgagatgaggctctaattaaagatcatgtttaggctaaatGGATCGGGGtagcccgcctgcagtaggctagaatggctttatacattattattgttctggatcagGGCTACCCGCATGCAgaatgccttattggctttactattttatggatcggggatgcccgcctgcagcaggccttataggctttattattatacggatcgggattgcccgcctgcagtagggcataaaggctttatatcacgcttgggatgaaggaacccctccggagtctgtacacacccctagtgagcgtagatgattatacatattagggatggatttcccagggcatggacttaccttacttatttatattgtaatgaatttacctggacatggatcttatccgtatcatttatatttggggataaattactccagggctggattggccttatacggtactgagtgacggACTGTCATTCGTTGTGTATTATTTaagggttggaacacccctgggctggattggtcaTGAATTGTACCGAGTGatcgaataatttgtgaccagtatttacgtGAGGTCTTTCTACATAGATAtcatatttctcatatcatgcagtattgatctatttcacttgtactgagttttactattgaacttgaaagcatgcctacatttttgtaccattatttatactagactgtacctgcggagctcgtcactactttcagcccgaaggttagtcttgttacttattgagttggttgtactcatactacactctgcaccttgtgtgtagatccagatgCTTCTGGACCCGTTAGACCTCAGTGTGATACCAGTTGGAgtctatcaaggtagctgcctggcatccgctgaccttttctcttttttcttcagttattgtattgttctattcTTTCGGACAGTGGTATTTTTaatcagtcagacattgtattcatattagatgctcatgtactccatgataccgggttttgggagtgttatatttgtatttgtgagatttcttccgtttaatttaattattttgttttcaaatttaatagATATGCTGGTTTATTAAGATTGTGGACTTGCTTAGTATtgatataggcgccatcacgactagtgagatttttggtcgtgacaagttggtatcagagcctaggtttcataggtctcatgagtcatgagcaggttgagttgagtcttgtggatcggtacggagacgtttgtacttatcttcgagaggctgctgaacccttaggaaaaatttcattttttcttgtattctatcgggCGAACTTTTTGATTCCGGAAAACTAaaattttgttattctattctctcacaaatggtaagaacacgtactaccggattggACGGTCAGGCACCAgtgccaccagctagggccgcgagaggtcagggccgtggtagaggccgaggtagaggtcgaggtgtcactcgtacaacagttggagcagtgcctgtagcaccaccagttgctccagctcaggacaagattccagatatagctgagccgacaggaccaacttaggcaccagttgtgcccattgagattcctggccttcaggagactttggcccaaatatttacagtttgcactggccttgctcaggtggtttcggctcaggctgcACCAGTCACTTCTCatgccgggggaggtactcatacccctattgcccgtactccagatcaagTAGTATAGGGAGTTCAGATAccaggggcactaccagcccaatcGGCTGTAGCttctcaggccccggtagttcctgttatggcagatgatgaacaaaggagacttgagagatttgggaggcttcgacctccatcatttagcggtgctgagttagaggatgctccgggttttctggataagtacCAGCGTATGCTTCACAcaataggtattctggagaccagtggggtctcgttcactactttttagttttctggagcTTCCTTCAGATGGTGGTAGGATTATGAGAGGCGCATACcggttggtgcagtaccacttacatgacaggagttctccgttctatttttggagaagtttttttcgcagtctcgtagagaggagctacacagagagtttgagcagttacatcACGATGGCATGTttgtgatgcagtacgagatgagattttttgagttggctagTCACGCAgattggttggttcccactgatagggagaggattaaaaggttcattgatggcctcacgtatcagttGCGATTGCTTTtaactagggagagggtatctggtgccacttttgatgaggtggttgacattgctcggcagatagaggtggttcgtagccaggagcatggtgaaagggaggctaagaggcctcgaggttcgggaggttttggtggggtaccttctggagggcagtTCTACCACAACAGGGGCCGTTCAGTTCActatggtgcatcatccagccatggttcatacagttcttataagagtcagtcatctctcagtgcacttCCAGCCCCGAGTACGCcccgtgcaccatcagttcagggatCATATGTACCTGgtccttctggtagttattctggttcccgaggtccgcctcagaactcgccaccattcttcgagatggagtgctatgagtgtggagagctgggtCATGTAAGGAAATATTGTCCCCACCATACGCGAGCTCCAGTTCAGCAGCGGAGTCAGGCTACTACTTCTGCACTAGTTGCtctaccacccgcccagccagcatggggtggggctcagtcagctaggggtcgcctaaGAGGGGAAGGCCGATCCGGTGACGGTCAAGGCGAttatatgcttttcctgccagacctgatgttgttgcttcagatgcagtgataacatgtattgtcttagtgtgccacagggagacATCTATATTATtagaccctggttccacatattcgtatgtttcatcatatattattcattatctggatatgccccgtgagtccttagtttcacctgttcatgtatctatgccgatATGCGATACTGTAATtctggaccatgtgtatcggtggTATGTGAAAATTATTGGGGGActagagaccagagttgatctttcattgcttagtatggtcaatttagatgttagcttgggtatggtgagttataaGATGTTTtgttttatggctttgagccaagtgggggagtctactatctatgatttgattgcacgattttgTACGATATTGGGTTTTGGGCCTAGGAatacttgttgattagttatgacttgcagaggttgatatcggggataacttgagtaagaaaatttcttgaatgcgggttatattgcaatttatgaaaaatcatgaaatgatcaaattgttattttgaaggatgtagtgcgcacgaagtatgaatttgattggtggtgttaaggcagggttccTTCTTTGGGGGCCGTTGTGATAATGGGACTTGTGTCTTTTGGCCTTTTTGGGTAGTTAATATctctgcgttaacttgccgatttgagtagTTATAGCACACATTGCACCTACCTACTCCATGGCGTGTTATCTGTACcaatccaggagcatgagaatcataattcatttatcatatacatgtgtacttatttgatcgctccggtatgatatgcttggactggaggcctgtgaccatgccaggcggattatattattggtacgtgagttgtccatgcggatccatatactgatattattggcacgtgagttgtacgtgcaggtccgaatatttatactatagcatgtgagttgtccgtgcgggtgaTGATTATGttagctctagaagagctggttactcttATTAAATTCGGGTGTAttagttctactatatataatgagcttatagcattgcagttgtggtggtgcttgttgaacttgcaatacggttctctactttgagacatcttccattttgagTACAAGGTtgtgcagttgtggcttgagttgtattggtgtgccatgtcagtgggatagttgtgtttaataatatatggtcattggacccaGAATGGGTACTATAAGATTTTATTACCACTACAAAAAAAACCGTCTTTAGCGACGGACGAATTCCGTAACTAAATAGTATATTTCCGTCGCTAAACTTGTTTAGCGACAGATTTGTGTCCGTCGCTAATTTGCTCGTAGCTAACCCTTTACTAATGAAAAACTTGAATCCGTTGGTAAGTTAGTGACGAATTAGCTACGGTTTGTATCTGTTGCTACTCTTAGCGACAACACATATCCATCGTAAAATTCATCAATTTTGTCGCCAAATTGACAAGTCATTTCGTCGTCGGATTTAATTGGCGACGAATATTTTCTGCAGCTAATCCGTCGCTAATATTATTGAGACATATTTGCCTTTCTTTTGGTGATGAAATTCTTTTGTCGCAAATATGTCGCATCCTGTTATTCTATATTAGTTATAGCTACGAAGAAAATTCGTcacaaattatatttttcttattttatttaataaaatacaTATTGTTCAAGCATATATAAGATACTCTTAATAATAACTGAAATTCATAGAAATTAATATTCTACAAGATCCAAAATAGATACCAAAATGCAAATGTATAGTTAAGATTAAAACATTTACAATACTAAAATAAAGTTCAAATAAAAATAGTTAATTATTGAGAGACTGGAGAGTGAAGGTCATCATTAGAAAGCTATGCATGAACCTTGTTAATACCAAAATATCTACAATAccaaaataaaattcaaataaaaatagTTAACTACTGAGATACTGGAGAGTGGAGGTCATCATCAGAAAGCGATGCATGAACCTCGTTAATATTAGTAGGAGGAGGAGGAACTGGAGGTGCCCTAGCTGATGGGTGATCGGTATGATTATCTTGCACATGTGATGGTGAAGCTATCAATCCTCTTACTTGCTGAGCCAACACAGGAAGCATGTGATCAGTCAGTACAGGAACCATATGATCAGTCAATGCAGGAATCAATCGCATCACTAACTCATCCAAATTCGCCATCGGAGCTGACTGAGCATTCGGAGGTGCTGATGATGAAGAAGCATCAGATGATCTAGAAGAGGCACGAAGATTCGGCCCATAGAAATATTTTGCTTGAGATCCAAGACCATatattcttctcttctttttccctCCCGCGACTTGATAAAATGCTAAAGATTGATCAATATCAGATTGAATTTGTATTTTTTGCTGTAATATTTACTGATATTTTTTCGGTAAATTCCATAATAATTAGTGAAATTCATTAATGATGAAGATGAACATTAGGggaaaagaaatgataaaagcATAAATAAGTTACCTGTTAAGTTCTTCATTCAAACAAAAGTTAGCAAATATCATCTTTAGGACTGAAATAGGTGTTAAACAAGTAGTTCAAGTAGGACGTTAATGTCACATACAAAGTCAGTAAAATTATAGGATTTTGGACTTACATGTACAAGTCAGGATCGCTTACTAACAAAAGATTTTTCATCATGACCATATGTATGGACGTGCAAGTGTAGCTCACTTGGTGTTGGATCTCGACCCTTTTCAATAGCCTATACAAAAACAAAGAACTTAATTTCCTTTGATAAGGTGAAACAGTTTACTAATGGAGGTACCAAGAAGGTATACAACAGTACTCATTTATTGAATTTCAGGTAGGTTCTTGGTTTACCATTTGATAAGTGTAGCTGCAAAATCCAGTTTAGTTTTGTGCTTCCTATTTTATATTTGGACTTTTTGATTGAACTCAGCTTATGTTATGTGTAGGAATCAACTATTGGTGCAGCATTTTTCTCGCAAACAGTAGCAGTAAATGATGCTACTACAAAATTTGAAATATGGGACACAACAGGCCAAGAGAGATACCACAGTCTTGCTCCAATGTATTACAGAGGAGCTGCAACTGCTATAATTATTTATGATATCACAAATCAAGTAACTTTCTCACCTGATTCCAACTATTCACTATAATTACTTGATATTGCTCTGAAAATATTTGCTAGCATGTGAACTTGTTAACTTAGTTTCTCAATTCTTTATTTTAGGCATCGTTTGATAGAGCAAAAATGTGGGTTCAGGAGCTTCAGGTGAAAAAGCGGGTTCACCTGAAAAACTAAAGATGCTTCGTGTTATTTGCATACATCACAAATATAACAAAGCCAGTCTATGATAGAGCAACAAAACTTAGCAAATATTACTACTTACTAATAATAAGTTACTGCTCCTCCGTTCCACTCAACCTATTAAGAAGCTGAAATATGTCTACTGAATTCTAGTGATTACCCCTTACGAAGAATATACTTACAAGTATCTTGCGATGTTCCCCAATGGTGACAGAGCCGCCCGTGTGAGTCCCAATGGAGATGGTAGTCCCGCCGCCACAACGATATTTTGCATTTATTTCTGATTTTTTGACACACTTAGGATCCTTCCATAGTTCCATTCAATTGCCTCACACATCTTTTGGAGCAAAATCTGGTTGAACTATATCcttatctttttttattttgcATATAAAATCATAGTACCTTCTCGCTGCCTTACTTCACCGTAGGTGTTTCACTTCTCTATCAATCAAAGAATCCCAATAGAATGCCTTCTGAAATAATTTTGTAAAGTAGTAACATTAGTATACAATCAGATTACCACCAGAAGACAACTCATTAGTAAGGCATCTTTCCCCTTGATATATCCAAATAAAATAATTCTCAACAAATCCAAACTGCAAAAGGTGTAATCTAACGGTTTCAACATCCATGTATTTAATGTTGTGATATTTTTTACAAGGACATCTAACATTGTCACCACTCATGCTATTTCTTTGAGAACATGCAAACTGGAGAAATTTATCCTCGTCGAATATGAAACAAGAATTAATACCCCCTCGTCCATCCAACCTCTCATACATCCAACCACGCTTTAGATTCTCCATTTTCTTATTTAATGTTGAAATTAAAAAGACAAGcagatataatttttttttgtaagtaATAACACAAGAATAAAGTAAAGAGAAGATACACTTAATCTTACCAAACACCCAGAACTGCCTTTTTATGCACGAAGGAAagaaaccaaatacatgacagcAAAAAAACCCAAAtagttacttttattttataagccataaattattaaagaaaaaaaatatcacAGATACATCATGAAGCTAATGTAAGATTAAATAGATCACAAACAATCAGAATATCACAAATACATCCCTAGAAGTCACTATATATAAACAATCTCAAATACATCATAACATCACAAATACATCAAAAAGCTAATGTAATCTATGTGAATATTTTTAGATAAGAAAAAGCGAAAATTCTAAATAACATTGACATTTCATTTTAAGAAAGCGCTAATAAGAACAAGAAAAGAagggagagagagaaagagagagagcgACAATAAAATATATGTCAACAAAATAAATTAAgatatatttataatttaatagAAATATACTAATACCTTAACTAATCCATGAGGAATCTTTGAGATTGTTTCGTTCCTTTTCCTGAAATGAAGCTGAACAAATATAAATTTAGTCAGATGCATGCAAAACAAATACCACATAGATTATTTTGCAATATGTAGAACCACAAAGGTACTAATAAATTTATTACAGAGATTATATTCATGTTTCTAGCTAGTTTCAGAAGACAAAATCAGGTATTGATGCAAAAAGCTACACAACTCATATGTCAAGAAAATAGGAAAAGAATGACAATCACGATCATGAAAAGGCTACGTATAAAGGAAACTCTGCTGAGAAATAACAAGGTGATTTAAGGACTTTATTGGATGAAAAGAAGAAGGCTGATATGGTGTCGTCTACTATTAACGGTGGTGATCATATGACTGAGAAGATGAAAGTAGGAGGAACGGGCTGgcaatcatcaaaactcaatgcCACAATTGTTTGAGTTGCTGAAGTTCGAGTGGAGCATGGGGTTTCTTAGAGTAC is drawn from Nicotiana tomentosiformis chromosome 12, ASM39032v3, whole genome shotgun sequence and contains these coding sequences:
- the LOC104099156 gene encoding uncharacterized protein isoform X1; this encodes MKNLTAFYQVAGGKKKRRIYGLGSQAKYFYGPNLRASSRSSDASSSSAPPNAQSAPMANLDELVMRLIPALTDHMVPVLTDHMLPVLAQQVRGLIASPSHVQDNHTDHPSARAPPVPPPPTNINEVHASLSDDDLHSPVSQ
- the LOC104099156 gene encoding uncharacterized protein isoform X2 codes for the protein MKNLTVAGGKKKRRIYGLGSQAKYFYGPNLRASSRSSDASSSSAPPNAQSAPMANLDELVMRLIPALTDHMVPVLTDHMLPVLAQQVRGLIASPSHVQDNHTDHPSARAPPVPPPPTNINEVHASLSDDDLHSPVSQ